In Kordiimonas pumila, a single genomic region encodes these proteins:
- a CDS encoding DmpA family aminopeptidase has product MRMILNAKIVMLLVTGYCFNTFFPTALADDKPVRARGLGIPFDGTPGHFNAITDVPGVTVGETTIIADLPDGKAVRTGVTAILPRGTETHDKPVFGGYFSLNGNGEMTGTAWLEESGMLEGPILITNTHSVGTVRDASIAWRVAAGAADASGYWWSLPVVAETWDGWLNDINGFHVKAEHVTEALNGAASGPVGEGNVGGGTGMICHQFKCGTGTSSRIIEMNDGPYSVGVLVQANYGTRDTLRVAGVPVGKHLQEDKAYSENNTRFTETGSIIIVVATNAPLLPHQLKRLSRRAALGLARNGSYAGNGSGDIFVAFSTANQNALQSGPKTAITMITNDEMDPLFLAVVEATEEAIINALVAGRDMTGNMGHTAKAISHKALQDIMRQYNRLNK; this is encoded by the coding sequence ATGCGTATGATACTTAATGCGAAAATAGTAATGCTACTGGTGACTGGTTACTGTTTTAACACCTTTTTTCCAACAGCTTTAGCCGATGACAAACCTGTAAGAGCCAGAGGCCTAGGCATACCGTTTGATGGCACACCTGGGCACTTTAATGCCATCACAGATGTGCCAGGCGTTACAGTTGGTGAAACTACCATTATAGCGGATTTGCCAGACGGCAAAGCCGTACGTACTGGTGTAACAGCTATTTTACCGCGCGGCACAGAAACCCATGATAAGCCTGTGTTTGGTGGCTATTTTTCCCTGAATGGTAACGGCGAAATGACCGGTACAGCATGGCTTGAAGAGTCTGGCATGCTGGAGGGACCCATCCTTATTACCAATACGCACAGTGTTGGCACAGTGCGCGACGCGAGCATTGCATGGCGGGTAGCAGCGGGTGCCGCCGACGCCAGTGGCTACTGGTGGTCGCTGCCAGTTGTAGCAGAAACATGGGATGGGTGGCTGAACGACATTAATGGCTTCCATGTAAAAGCCGAGCATGTGACCGAAGCCCTGAACGGCGCTGCCAGCGGGCCGGTAGGCGAAGGCAACGTGGGCGGCGGCACAGGTATGATTTGCCACCAGTTTAAATGTGGAACCGGTACATCATCACGCATTATAGAAATGAACGACGGCCCCTATAGTGTCGGCGTACTGGTACAGGCTAATTATGGCACACGTGATACGCTAAGGGTCGCGGGTGTGCCTGTTGGCAAACATTTGCAGGAAGATAAAGCCTATAGTGAAAATAACACCCGTTTCACAGAAACCGGCTCCATTATTATTGTCGTTGCGACCAATGCACCCTTGCTGCCACATCAGTTAAAACGGCTGTCCCGGCGTGCGGCCCTTGGTCTCGCCCGCAATGGCAGTTATGCAGGCAACGGCAGCGGTGATATTTTTGTTGCTTTCTCTACTGCCAACCAAAACGCCTTACAGAGCGGCCCCAAAACAGCGATTACCATGATTACAAATGACGAGATGGACCCGCTCTTTCTGGCCGTGGTAGAAGCCACCGAAGAAGCAATCATCAATGCCCTTGTTGCGGGGCGCGACATGACGGGCAATATGGGCCATACTGCAAAAGCAATTTCCCATAAGGCACTTCAGGATATTATGCGCCAGTATAACCGCCTAAACAAATAA
- a CDS encoding sulfotransferase family protein yields the protein MKLSHSEKKAELGRHLSAASMLLFPDQRLAVFFSPKAAASSILNWYHRIHGLEQYAKDARTKFGAGKYELMLAHQSSATYGAVLEDLRESILRGESGDWTTVKIVRDPYDRAVSAFLMVLYLRNHTLSFRDFLSLPKAHFTRFGDGHCRQQFSELERLGVLKFNQILKIETGIDNILGGLEKQFNLASGLQSQSLHANKARYEPVGGMTGPVSELPIASEGLKLGKPVPPRQAFLDAHTKQAIYHHYREDFEAYGYPHGLGAGDTGFSVSEITPTARNFMRDELTGGLYSLVKALGPDQRIVFMGAGSTFMEFLFDKEFENQQIVAVLDNAPATRERWQYILGYNLNIPVLAPEDVTTLDFDKLVITSRDIPVVEAQMKALGVDENKFVSVKLLPEFHPLNMG from the coding sequence ATGAAATTAAGCCATAGTGAAAAGAAAGCGGAACTGGGAAGGCATTTGTCTGCCGCCTCCATGCTTTTATTCCCAGATCAAAGGTTGGCGGTTTTTTTCTCGCCCAAGGCGGCGGCGAGCAGTATTTTGAACTGGTACCACCGTATTCACGGTCTTGAACAATATGCGAAAGACGCCCGCACCAAGTTTGGCGCAGGCAAGTACGAACTGATGCTGGCGCACCAAAGTTCGGCTACATATGGTGCAGTGCTTGAGGATTTACGCGAATCTATACTGCGCGGTGAAAGCGGCGACTGGACAACAGTAAAAATAGTGAGAGACCCATACGACCGTGCGGTTAGTGCCTTTTTGATGGTGCTGTATCTGCGCAATCACACGCTTAGTTTCCGCGATTTTCTAAGTTTGCCGAAGGCACACTTTACCCGGTTTGGTGATGGGCACTGCAGGCAGCAGTTTAGTGAACTTGAACGCCTCGGGGTTTTAAAATTTAACCAGATTCTGAAAATAGAAACAGGTATAGACAATATTCTTGGCGGGCTGGAAAAACAGTTTAATCTTGCTTCAGGCTTACAAAGCCAAAGCTTGCACGCAAACAAAGCCCGCTACGAACCGGTGGGTGGTATGACCGGTCCTGTATCTGAGCTGCCCATAGCTTCAGAAGGCCTAAAACTTGGTAAGCCGGTACCACCCCGACAGGCGTTTCTCGACGCACACACAAAGCAGGCGATTTATCATCATTACCGCGAAGACTTTGAGGCCTATGGTTACCCACACGGCCTAGGGGCAGGGGATACTGGTTTTTCTGTTTCTGAGATTACACCGACCGCACGCAATTTTATGCGGGATGAGCTAACAGGTGGATTATATAGCCTTGTAAAGGCCTTGGGGCCTGACCAGCGGATTGTTTTTATGGGTGCGGGCAGTACCTTTATGGAATTTTTGTTCGATAAAGAATTTGAAAACCAGCAGATTGTAGCCGTGCTTGATAATGCCCCTGCAACACGGGAGCGGTGGCAGTATATACTCGGCTATAACCTGAATATACCAGTGCTTGCGCCTGAGGATGTGACCACGCTGGATTTTGACAAGCTTGTTATAACATCAAGAGATATACCAGTGGTTGAGGCTCAAATGAAAGCCTTGGGGGTTGATGAAAATAAATTTGTCAGCGTAAAGTTGTTGCCAGAATTTCATCCTTTGAACATGGGGTAA
- the rfbC gene encoding dTDP-4-dehydrorhamnose 3,5-epimerase has translation MGMKFEKLGGTDVCVISRNSFSDARGSFTRVYCEAEFAEAGLPTHFPHINFSDNVAPFTLRGMHFQYPPHEEGKMIFCVAGRIFDVAVDVRPESSTYKQWVGLELDADNKQSLYVPAGFAHGFLTLEPHTRVIYMATEPYKGGAEGGLRYDDPAIAIKWPAQPVTVSDKDLVWPCFDAAAHHAAKWGKQK, from the coding sequence ATGGGTATGAAGTTTGAAAAGCTGGGTGGTACCGATGTATGTGTGATTAGCCGTAACAGCTTTTCTGATGCACGGGGCAGTTTTACCCGGGTTTATTGTGAAGCCGAGTTTGCAGAGGCTGGCTTGCCTACGCATTTTCCCCATATTAATTTTTCTGACAATGTGGCGCCGTTTACCTTAAGGGGAATGCATTTTCAGTATCCGCCGCACGAAGAAGGTAAAATGATCTTCTGCGTTGCCGGGCGGATATTTGATGTAGCCGTGGATGTGCGCCCCGAAAGCAGCACCTATAAACAGTGGGTAGGGCTAGAGCTGGATGCAGACAATAAGCAAAGCCTTTATGTGCCTGCGGGTTTTGCGCACGGTTTTTTAACGCTGGAACCGCACACAAGGGTTATATATATGGCAACAGAACCCTATAAGGGTGGGGCAGAAGGCGGGCTGCGCTATGACGACCCCGCAATTGCCATTAAATGGCCTGCCCAACCCGTAACGGTTTCAGATAAAGATCTGGTTTGGCCGTGTTTTGATGCGGCTGCACACCACGCCGCAAAATGGGGGAAACAAAAGTGA
- the rfbF gene encoding glucose-1-phosphate cytidylyltransferase: MKTVLLAGGYGTRFAEMTEAVPKPMVPIGGKPILWHIMKHYTTFGHRDFIICLGYKADVIRNYMMGLLHNMSDFTVDLGTGEIQYHNRAGENWRLTLIDTGIDTGTGGRLRKIQHLVEGETFCMTYGDGVSNVDIAALKAHHAAQGKLATVTAIVPPSRYGCLDMDGDDVVSFSEKPDAARSFARINGGFFVLDAGVIDYIHADSDMWEDQPMQDLVAAKQMSAFKHDGYWQCMDNLRDHKNLEALWVTGKAPWKTW; the protein is encoded by the coding sequence GTGAAAACAGTTTTGCTGGCAGGGGGATACGGCACACGATTTGCCGAGATGACCGAAGCGGTACCAAAGCCAATGGTGCCCATTGGGGGCAAACCTATTTTGTGGCACATTATGAAGCATTATACCACGTTCGGGCACCGTGATTTTATCATCTGTCTTGGATATAAGGCAGATGTGATCCGTAATTATATGATGGGCTTGCTGCATAATATGTCGGATTTTACGGTTGATCTGGGTACAGGGGAAATCCAGTACCATAACAGGGCTGGGGAAAACTGGCGCCTGACCCTTATTGATACAGGCATTGATACCGGCACCGGGGGCAGGCTTAGAAAAATTCAGCATTTGGTTGAGGGCGAAACTTTTTGCATGACATACGGGGACGGTGTTTCCAATGTGGATATAGCAGCCTTGAAAGCGCACCATGCGGCACAGGGAAAACTGGCGACAGTGACAGCTATTGTACCACCATCCCGCTATGGCTGCCTTGATATGGACGGCGATGATGTTGTGTCTTTTAGTGAAAAGCCAGATGCCGCCCGTTCATTTGCGCGCATTAACGGTGGTTTTTTTGTGCTTGATGCCGGTGTGATCGATTATATTCATGCAGATTCAGACATGTGGGAGGATCAGCCCATGCAGGATTTGGTAGCAGCCAAACAGATGTCTGCCTTCAAGCACGACGGGTACTGGCAGTGTATGGACAATCTACGGGATCATAAAAATCTTGAGGCTCTGTGGGTAACAGGAAAGGCGCCGTGGAAAACATGGTAA
- a CDS encoding NAD-dependent epimerase/dehydratase family protein, which yields MKILITGNMGYVGSVLIPHLAQAIGPAAELTGVDNGYFMGDLTSYGPPPEVCLHTQIFADVRNITASELEGFDAVVHLAAVSNDPIGAEFEAATYAINQTATIELAQAAKAAGVKTFVFASSCSVYGAGPDALVAEDGVLAPQTAYAISKVEAEAQLCLLAGDSFRVTCLRFATACGFSPRLRLDLVVNDFTASALSTGSILLKSKGNAWRPFIAVSDMARAIEWGLIREGAVCEVVNVGHDSLTCKISDLAATVSQHIGNVAVKVDEAAQDDKRSYRVDFSKFQALAPDHQPLKTFPEIIEELVAGLRAFSFADAHFRAGNLIRLNRLSGYREKGQMTRDLRWGPYG from the coding sequence TTGAAAATTCTGATTACTGGTAATATGGGGTATGTGGGGTCGGTTTTAATACCGCATCTGGCACAGGCTATTGGCCCTGCCGCAGAACTTACCGGGGTTGATAACGGGTATTTTATGGGGGACCTAACATCATATGGCCCCCCACCAGAGGTATGCCTGCACACTCAAATCTTTGCTGATGTTCGTAACATTACAGCTAGTGAACTTGAGGGGTTTGATGCTGTGGTGCATTTGGCGGCTGTCTCAAATGACCCCATCGGGGCAGAGTTTGAAGCGGCGACATACGCTATTAACCAAACGGCAACAATAGAGCTGGCACAAGCTGCAAAAGCCGCAGGTGTTAAGACCTTTGTTTTTGCGTCAAGTTGCAGCGTTTATGGTGCAGGGCCTGATGCGCTGGTCGCTGAGGACGGTGTTTTGGCACCGCAAACGGCCTACGCTATTTCAAAGGTGGAGGCAGAAGCCCAGCTGTGCCTTTTAGCGGGGGATAGCTTTCGTGTTACATGCCTGAGGTTTGCAACGGCATGTGGTTTTTCACCCCGATTAAGGCTTGATCTGGTTGTGAATGACTTTACGGCCTCGGCGCTTAGCACAGGCAGTATTTTACTGAAAAGCAAAGGCAATGCATGGCGACCGTTTATTGCGGTTTCAGATATGGCACGGGCCATAGAATGGGGCCTTATCCGCGAAGGGGCTGTATGCGAGGTTGTTAATGTCGGGCACGATAGCCTTACATGCAAGATAAGTGATCTGGCGGCGACAGTATCACAGCATATTGGCAATGTAGCTGTTAAAGTTGATGAGGCTGCCCAGGATGATAAACGGTCATATAGGGTTGATTTTTCAAAATTTCAGGCACTTGCCCCCGACCACCAACCGTTGAAAACATTCCCTGAGATTATTGAAGAACTGGTTGCAGGCTTGCGTGCCTTTAGTTTCGCGGATGCGCACTTCAGGGCTGGTAACCTCATTCGGCTCAACCGGCTTTCTGGTTACCGGGAGAAAGGCCAAATGACCCGTGACCTACGGTGGGGGCCCTATGGTTGA
- a CDS encoding NAD-dependent epimerase/dehydratase family protein has product MVDGRNHLQAGVLGASGLIGQGIYRVLAKAGGAVSIGRTAAMQRQCDIDEPLQAGTFSSLDTLVYAAGLRDEDMLTGGENAARKAADTALRRAEHVFECALQAGCKKLVYISSAHVYGALQGTITEDTALAPQSLYAETHTAVEMLAASKAVEAGGRCLILRPNAVYGMTFDPARFARWNLIPFSFPLAAIRHSQLEVRAPHAGRNFVSSMDIGVYVKAWLENKTAPQVQFLNPLGADTLTIGAFAAKCAKVAEQLTGTKVALKYGNSAAPAFLYASKYEKVTLTETIDDFLPVYARFCLEADVPPKC; this is encoded by the coding sequence ATGGTTGATGGCCGCAACCATCTGCAAGCAGGTGTTTTAGGTGCCTCAGGGCTTATCGGGCAGGGCATATACCGTGTTCTAGCTAAAGCGGGAGGTGCGGTTTCAATCGGGCGCACAGCAGCAATGCAGCGCCAGTGTGATATAGACGAGCCTTTGCAAGCCGGTACATTCAGCAGCCTTGATACGCTGGTGTATGCGGCAGGGCTGCGCGATGAAGACATGTTGACAGGCGGTGAAAATGCTGCCCGGAAAGCCGCCGATACAGCATTGCGCCGGGCTGAGCATGTTTTTGAGTGCGCGCTGCAAGCGGGCTGTAAAAAACTGGTTTATATTTCTTCTGCTCATGTCTACGGGGCATTGCAAGGCACAATAACCGAGGATACAGCGCTTGCGCCCCAGTCCCTTTATGCTGAAACACATACAGCAGTAGAGATGCTTGCCGCAAGCAAGGCAGTAGAGGCGGGTGGTCGGTGCCTTATCCTGAGGCCCAATGCTGTTTACGGCATGACATTTGACCCTGCCCGTTTTGCAAGGTGGAATTTAATTCCCTTTAGCTTTCCTCTCGCTGCTATCAGGCATAGCCAGTTAGAAGTGCGGGCACCACACGCGGGCAGAAATTTTGTTTCCAGCATGGATATAGGGGTATACGTTAAAGCCTGGCTTGAGAATAAAACGGCGCCGCAGGTGCAATTTTTAAACCCGCTTGGGGCAGATACTTTAACAATTGGCGCGTTTGCCGCTAAATGCGCTAAAGTTGCAGAGCAACTGACCGGCACGAAAGTTGCGTTAAAGTATGGTAATAGTGCAGCGCCCGCTTTTTTATATGCCAGCAAGTATGAAAAAGTGACGTTGACTGAAACGATAGATGACTTCTTGCCGGTCTATGCAAGATTTTGCCTTGAGGCTGATGTGCCGCCCAAGTGCTGA
- a CDS encoding radical SAM protein, producing MQLRNFDFSRKIFYHPDRVAELKQGGRPFPVTVEIDLTNRCNHNCSFCFYAEHINTDQSTLKVDVIKNALVELKEMGARGVSFTGGGEPMVHPHFTDILAHAAATGLDCGLITNGSAITKKNVEVLARDLAWIRVSAAGGTPESYAKVQGKDHFDRVVANIALLKAEKDRIGSAINIGVRMLVTPENLFSVPNLAKILAEMDVDYLQVAPDQFTEDDGAFWNDPATQAVFTEANSYFSMSHTRLLTSGYVWYQDQLEKPQACYAHYFQIAVLAEGHITFCKNARGAEKFYIGNINENSVQEIWNSVTNEELEAWVKPSNCGLYCKHIQMNLALEDVVHPDPDMSPNFVG from the coding sequence ATGCAACTGCGTAATTTTGATTTTTCCCGGAAGATTTTTTACCACCCAGACCGGGTGGCAGAATTAAAGCAGGGTGGGCGACCATTTCCGGTAACGGTGGAAATTGATCTGACAAACAGGTGCAATCATAATTGCAGCTTCTGTTTTTATGCCGAGCATATCAACACAGACCAAAGCACCCTTAAGGTCGATGTGATTAAAAATGCGTTGGTGGAACTAAAAGAAATGGGCGCACGCGGTGTTAGTTTTACTGGTGGCGGCGAGCCTATGGTGCACCCTCATTTCACTGATATTCTGGCCCATGCGGCGGCGACTGGGCTGGACTGCGGCCTTATTACAAACGGATCGGCTATTACAAAAAAGAATGTAGAGGTTTTAGCGCGCGATCTGGCGTGGATCAGGGTTTCTGCAGCGGGCGGCACACCTGAAAGTTATGCAAAGGTGCAAGGTAAAGATCACTTTGACCGGGTGGTGGCAAATATTGCACTGTTAAAAGCGGAAAAAGACAGAATAGGCAGCGCTATTAACATTGGTGTGCGCATGCTTGTGACCCCGGAGAATCTTTTTTCCGTACCAAATCTCGCAAAAATTTTGGCTGAAATGGATGTTGATTATCTGCAAGTTGCTCCAGACCAGTTCACGGAAGATGACGGGGCGTTCTGGAACGACCCCGCGACACAGGCAGTGTTTACCGAGGCGAATAGCTATTTTAGCATGTCGCACACCCGCCTCTTGACCTCTGGTTATGTCTGGTATCAGGACCAGTTGGAAAAGCCGCAGGCGTGTTATGCCCATTATTTCCAAATAGCAGTGCTGGCTGAAGGGCATATTACATTTTGCAAAAATGCTCGCGGCGCTGAAAAATTCTACATCGGTAATATCAACGAAAACTCGGTTCAGGAAATCTGGAATTCTGTTACCAACGAAGAACTGGAAGCATGGGTCAAGCCGTCGAACTGCGGCCTTTACTGTAAGCATATTCAAATGAATTTGGCGCTTGAGGATGTGGTGCATCCTGATCCGGATATGTCACCAAACTTTGTAGGATAG
- a CDS encoding NAD-dependent epimerase/dehydratase family protein, with translation MHERVVVGARGLVGSAFCRYFESHKLSYTAVQREEAQSHGIEKCGLLVLACGNANKGKANADPAWDFTQSVEAVASYVHMLKPERTILISTVDVYPDPSSVQQTAEAYPLNPLACQPYGFHKWLAEQYVQKFSGKHLVLRLPALVGPGLTKNPVFDYFALGKPLFVSPLSRLNVVHVDDVARHAMHLVAEGVEGETFNLAASAAITVGDFPVLFGGESQYVEGADKNIQTYDINIQKVLQFVTLCSSENAVKRYQSILQK, from the coding sequence ATGCATGAAAGGGTTGTTGTTGGGGCAAGGGGGTTGGTTGGCAGTGCCTTTTGCCGCTATTTTGAAAGCCATAAACTTTCCTACACAGCGGTGCAGCGTGAAGAGGCACAGTCCCACGGCATAGAGAAATGCGGGCTTCTAGTTTTAGCGTGCGGGAATGCCAATAAAGGCAAGGCAAACGCAGACCCAGCATGGGACTTTACCCAGTCGGTTGAGGCGGTGGCATCTTATGTGCACATGCTCAAGCCAGAGCGCACAATCCTGATTTCAACGGTGGATGTTTATCCTGACCCATCTTCCGTTCAGCAAACGGCAGAGGCATATCCGCTTAATCCCCTTGCGTGTCAGCCTTATGGTTTTCATAAATGGTTGGCAGAACAGTATGTGCAAAAATTTTCTGGAAAGCATCTGGTGTTGCGGCTACCGGCACTTGTTGGGCCGGGCCTGACAAAAAACCCGGTTTTTGATTATTTTGCTCTGGGCAAACCCCTGTTTGTTTCACCGCTATCGCGCCTTAATGTGGTGCATGTGGATGATGTGGCAAGGCATGCTATGCATTTGGTGGCAGAGGGGGTTGAAGGTGAAACGTTTAACCTTGCGGCCAGTGCCGCCATTACTGTTGGTGATTTCCCCGTCCTCTTTGGCGGCGAGAGCCAGTATGTAGAAGGGGCTGACAAAAATATACAAACGTACGATATTAATATCCAAAAGGTTTTACAGTTTGTTACTTTATGTTCAAGTGAAAACGCGGTCAAAAGATACCAGAGTATTTTGCAGAAATAA
- a CDS encoding phytanoyl-CoA dioxygenase family protein has translation MNRIKNDVSDAINRALRDFENQLSRAYRFGTSVSDTNLRDTLANILRRSITHQVISQWDAGYHVGEDGAYAKGIVEIGKLLSAQQIKDITQNLADKPVYNTPTIGDSDGVERFVGGTAESERLGGYRLDDILAAPHLLELANNPVVISGVQKLFRNCPPVLTLMSLWWAFPVVDKPVLYLGQNFHRDADGFHNAALFTYLTDVDDEAGPHQYIEGSASRDALAETLVGRLPIVVEDGRHKGSVIEAVDFFFQDHGDDLNAVYENYLADHIKTVKLSAGHGFITDTFGLHRGAAPTKTPRLIFTARYGTLDNVNADHRKSQYFEPWPWKKIAHRLPENFKTRYVNRLLVE, from the coding sequence ATGAACAGAATAAAAAACGATGTATCAGATGCGATAAACCGTGCCCTGCGTGATTTTGAAAACCAGTTATCGCGCGCATACCGGTTTGGTACATCGGTCTCTGATACAAACCTGCGGGATACGCTGGCAAACATTCTAAGGCGCTCAATCACACATCAGGTTATCTCACAGTGGGATGCGGGCTATCATGTGGGTGAAGATGGCGCTTATGCCAAAGGCATTGTAGAAATTGGCAAGCTTTTATCCGCCCAGCAGATTAAGGATATTACCCAGAATCTGGCAGATAAGCCGGTCTATAATACACCGACTATCGGCGATAGTGACGGGGTTGAACGGTTTGTAGGCGGTACGGCAGAAAGTGAACGCCTTGGCGGGTATCGTCTTGATGATATTTTGGCAGCGCCGCATTTGCTGGAGCTTGCTAATAACCCTGTTGTTATATCGGGTGTCCAGAAGCTGTTTAGAAACTGCCCACCGGTTCTTACCCTTATGTCATTGTGGTGGGCTTTTCCGGTTGTTGACAAACCGGTGTTATATTTGGGCCAAAACTTCCACCGGGATGCTGACGGCTTTCATAATGCAGCTCTGTTTACATACCTCACCGATGTGGATGATGAAGCAGGCCCGCACCAATATATAGAAGGTAGTGCAAGCAGGGATGCTTTGGCTGAAACTCTTGTTGGCAGATTGCCCATAGTGGTTGAGGATGGCCGTCATAAGGGCAGTGTGATTGAAGCAGTTGATTTTTTCTTTCAGGACCACGGTGATGACCTGAATGCTGTATATGAAAACTACCTCGCGGATCATATCAAGACTGTAAAATTAAGCGCAGGCCATGGATTTATAACCGATACTTTTGGGCTTCACAGAGGTGCCGCACCCACCAAAACACCGCGGCTTATTTTTACAGCCCGGTACGGTACTCTTGATAATGTGAATGCCGACCACCGTAAGTCACAGTATTTTGAGCCGTGGCCCTGGAAAAAAATCGCACACAGGCTGCCTGAAAACTTTAAAACACGATATGTCAATAGGTTGCTGGTTGAGTGA
- a CDS encoding type 2 periplasmic-binding domain-containing protein, producing the protein MIRLFALIIGAFALSTPVSAVDADYVTCTVSPSMWSQLAGDVFVSNTGELNPQMLDIFEKAGIRPKLIPLLPEKRIAALHKQGQIDIVMTTLIFIPTEMVPSIPILNIGASIAVKAELEKPPQLVAVSDIMVQFSHTILDAVKEDYTTVIIPERRALRMLRDDEVEAIIVGNLLFWNKPTVDLGGLALKVVEQPNMPKFPLYFTFSKSSACTRALKAFNVNMQAALDAGLRDDIHRALQANTEQAIKTMLD; encoded by the coding sequence ATGATACGCCTCTTTGCATTAATAATTGGAGCTTTTGCTTTATCCACACCTGTATCCGCCGTCGATGCTGATTATGTGACATGCACAGTCTCACCGTCCATGTGGTCGCAGCTCGCAGGCGATGTTTTTGTTTCAAACACGGGTGAATTAAACCCGCAAATGCTGGATATTTTTGAAAAGGCCGGTATTCGACCGAAACTTATCCCACTATTGCCTGAAAAACGTATCGCTGCACTGCACAAACAGGGTCAAATAGATATCGTCATGACGACACTGATCTTTATTCCAACAGAAATGGTGCCCTCTATTCCAATTTTAAATATTGGTGCCAGCATTGCTGTAAAAGCCGAGTTGGAAAAACCACCCCAGCTGGTTGCCGTATCTGATATTATGGTGCAGTTTAGCCATACAATACTTGATGCGGTGAAAGAGGATTATACAACAGTTATCATACCTGAAAGAAGAGCGCTGCGAATGCTCCGCGACGATGAAGTAGAGGCAATTATAGTAGGCAACCTGTTATTCTGGAACAAGCCCACGGTTGATCTCGGTGGACTCGCCTTAAAAGTAGTTGAACAGCCTAATATGCCTAAGTTTCCGCTGTATTTTACGTTTTCGAAATCTTCTGCCTGCACGCGGGCTTTGAAGGCCTTTAATGTCAACATGCAAGCAGCACTTGACGCCGGACTTCGGGATGACATTCACCGTGCACTACAGGCCAATACAGAGCAGGCTATCAAAACAATGCTAGATTAG